One window from the genome of Streptomyces sp. NBC_00708 encodes:
- a CDS encoding GNAT family N-acetyltransferase, whose amino-acid sequence MSSRPASHPLTLRPLRFTQEEIDEVVALYASNPAYWRAAGEYDPDDIRASRVEADLREEAATEGGEVLLARDGEGCLAGLVCLLDRHPRDGLPWIGLLMVDGGSRRTGVGRRLAGLVEDRFRAGRRSGLRLAVLENNPDALAFWGALGWQEVDRRADTAHGRPCIVMHKQLA is encoded by the coding sequence ATGTCCTCCCGCCCCGCCTCCCACCCGCTGACCCTGCGCCCGCTCCGCTTCACGCAGGAGGAGATCGACGAGGTCGTCGCTCTCTACGCGAGCAACCCGGCGTACTGGCGTGCGGCGGGCGAGTACGACCCCGACGACATCCGGGCGTCGCGCGTCGAGGCGGATCTGCGGGAGGAGGCCGCGACGGAGGGCGGCGAGGTGCTGCTCGCTCGCGACGGGGAAGGGTGCCTCGCCGGGCTCGTCTGTCTGCTCGACCGGCACCCCAGGGACGGGCTGCCCTGGATCGGTCTGCTGATGGTGGACGGCGGCTCCCGCCGTACGGGGGTCGGGCGCCGTCTCGCCGGGCTGGTCGAGGACCGGTTCCGGGCCGGGCGGCGGAGCGGGCTCCGGCTCGCCGTGCTGGAGAACAACCCCGATGCCCTCGCGTTCTGGGGCGCGCTCGGCTGGCAGGAGGTCGACCGCCGCGCCGACACCGCCCACGGCCGGCCGTGCATCGTCATGCACAAGCAGCTGGCCTGA
- a CDS encoding GNAT family N-acetyltransferase, with the protein MTVTIRPAHRDDIPALADLIEEIERFYGATEIQPLAERRTQIEAALFGTAPFAHALVADSGDGDLAGMAAYAFLWPATGTTHALFLKELYVREPARRGGVGARLMAELRAVATARPGCGRMEWMADTSNPRARRFYASLGFEEVAGKVVYRIGAAREG; encoded by the coding sequence ATGACCGTGACCATCCGCCCCGCACACCGGGACGACATCCCCGCGCTGGCGGACCTGATCGAGGAGATCGAGCGCTTCTACGGAGCGACGGAGATCCAGCCCCTCGCGGAGCGCCGCACGCAGATCGAGGCAGCGTTGTTCGGCACCGCCCCGTTCGCCCACGCGCTGGTCGCGGACTCCGGGGACGGCGACCTGGCGGGGATGGCCGCCTACGCGTTCCTCTGGCCGGCGACGGGGACCACACACGCCCTGTTCCTGAAGGAGCTGTACGTACGGGAGCCGGCCCGCCGAGGCGGTGTCGGCGCCCGCCTGATGGCAGAACTCCGCGCCGTCGCGACCGCCCGTCCGGGGTGCGGCCGGATGGAGTGGATGGCGGACACGTCCAACCCGCGGGCCCGGCGGTTCTACGCGTCCCTGGGGTTCGAGGAGGTGGCAGGGAAGGTCGTGTACCGGATCGGTGCGGCGAGGGAGGGGTGA
- a CDS encoding aminoglycoside phosphotransferase family protein yields MTVIPEEFARTTIAREGTAGADWLRELPSIVEELAGRWGCAPDGEVMYGGVGIIVPVRRDATPPAVLKVSFPHPGNDHEPDAFVAWGGIGAVSLYERDDARYAMLLERAQPATLAEVADGDDVVTVAARLGRRLAVPAPDGLPRLSDRAGEWEDALREDAAELPHALPRRVLDAALATVRELGREQPDTLVHGDLHGRNILRAEREPWLAVDPKGYAGDPAYDAGTLLKSRAYALAGAGDDLGRAAHRIVDVYADAAELDRERVLRWAQLHAVQAAFWARRHGFRVARGGPELEWITAFADRLAELLTERPGARRS; encoded by the coding sequence ATGACCGTGATTCCTGAGGAGTTCGCGCGGACCACCATCGCCCGCGAGGGGACCGCCGGGGCGGACTGGCTCCGGGAGTTGCCCTCGATCGTGGAGGAGCTGGCCGGGCGCTGGGGCTGCGCGCCCGACGGTGAGGTCATGTACGGGGGCGTGGGGATCATCGTGCCCGTACGGCGGGACGCGACGCCGCCCGCCGTGCTGAAGGTGTCCTTCCCGCACCCCGGCAACGACCACGAACCCGACGCCTTCGTCGCCTGGGGCGGGATCGGGGCCGTATCGCTGTACGAGCGGGACGACGCGCGGTACGCGATGCTGCTGGAGCGGGCGCAGCCGGCGACGCTCGCCGAGGTGGCCGACGGGGACGACGTGGTGACCGTCGCCGCGCGGCTCGGGCGGCGGCTGGCCGTGCCCGCGCCGGACGGGCTTCCCCGGCTGAGCGACCGCGCCGGGGAGTGGGAGGACGCGCTGCGCGAGGACGCCGCCGAGCTGCCCCACGCCCTGCCGCGCCGGGTGCTGGACGCCGCCCTCGCCACCGTGAGGGAGTTGGGGCGTGAGCAGCCGGACACGCTCGTGCACGGCGATCTGCACGGGCGGAACATCCTGCGGGCGGAGCGCGAACCGTGGCTGGCCGTCGATCCCAAGGGGTACGCGGGCGATCCCGCGTACGACGCCGGCACCTTGCTCAAGTCCCGTGCGTACGCCCTCGCGGGGGCGGGCGACGATCTGGGCCGGGCCGCTCACCGCATCGTGGACGTGTACGCGGACGCGGCCGAGCTCGACCGTGAACGCGTCCTGCGCTGGGCCCAGTTGCATGCGGTGCAGGCCGCGTTCTGGGCCCGGCGGCACGGGTTCCGGGTCGCGCGGGGCGGGCCGGAACTGGAGTGGATCACCGCCTTCGCGGACCGGCTGGCGGAGCTGCTCACGGAGCGTCCGGGTGCCCGGCGGAGCTGA
- a CDS encoding SDR family NAD(P)-dependent oxidoreductase codes for MSIRTSTMQQPVNSPYSAASTAQDVMAGADLSGRTAVVTGGYSGLGLETVRALAAAGARVIVPARRPEAAREALAGLRGEACEIVPMDLTDLAGVRSAAAHIRETAGRLDLLMAVAGVMVTPERRVGPGWEYQLTANHFGHFTLVSELYPLLRAARGARVVVYSSGGHGITDFRWHDPHFRTGYDRWQAYGQAKTANVLFAVHLDALGRGDGVRAFALHPGSIITGLQRELTHREQVDLGWVDEQGTVIGEGFKSPSQGAATGLWAATSPLLAGRGGLYLEDCEVARVTEEDDPKGDGWVRRYAVDPASAARLWELSVAATGAGPIG; via the coding sequence ATGAGCATCCGGACCAGCACCATGCAGCAACCCGTCAACTCGCCCTACTCCGCGGCATCCACCGCCCAGGACGTCATGGCCGGGGCCGACCTCTCCGGCAGGACCGCCGTCGTCACCGGTGGTTACTCCGGCCTCGGGCTGGAGACCGTGCGGGCCCTGGCCGCGGCCGGCGCCCGGGTCATCGTGCCCGCGCGCCGGCCCGAGGCCGCCCGCGAGGCACTCGCCGGACTTCGGGGCGAGGCCTGCGAGATCGTCCCCATGGACCTCACCGACCTCGCCGGCGTCCGCTCCGCCGCCGCGCACATCCGGGAGACGGCCGGCCGCCTCGACCTCCTCATGGCCGTCGCCGGGGTGATGGTCACCCCGGAGCGTCGTGTCGGGCCCGGCTGGGAGTACCAGCTCACCGCCAATCACTTCGGGCACTTCACCTTGGTGAGCGAGCTCTACCCGCTGCTGCGCGCCGCGCGGGGCGCCCGCGTCGTCGTCTACAGCTCCGGCGGCCACGGCATCACCGATTTCCGCTGGCACGACCCGCACTTCCGTACCGGCTACGACCGCTGGCAGGCGTACGGCCAGGCCAAGACCGCCAACGTCCTGTTCGCCGTCCACCTGGACGCCCTCGGCCGCGGCGACGGGGTCCGGGCGTTCGCGCTCCACCCGGGCAGCATCATCACCGGCCTCCAACGGGAGCTGACGCACCGCGAGCAGGTCGATCTGGGCTGGGTGGACGAGCAGGGAACCGTGATCGGCGAGGGCTTCAAGTCCCCGTCGCAGGGCGCCGCCACCGGCCTGTGGGCGGCGACTTCCCCGCTCCTCGCCGGCCGCGGCGGACTCTACCTGGAGGATTGCGAGGTGGCCCGGGTCACCGAGGAGGACGACCCGAAGGGCGACGGCTGGGTCCGCCGGTACGCCGTCGATCCGGCCTCGGCCGCACGGCTCTGGGAGCTGTCCGTCGCGGCCACCGGGGCCGGACCGATCGGCTAG
- a CDS encoding DoxX family protein, with protein MRTAYLTVTILGILFNGAAAVTYLIGHEYPKSQADMKGIPRRYVPVLGLLLAAGTLGLAAGFAVPALGTLAASGLILYFIGAIIAHLRVGSRDIAGGIVFLATAIAALILGVRYHGAW; from the coding sequence GTGCGCACCGCCTACCTCACGGTCACCATCCTCGGCATCCTCTTCAACGGCGCCGCGGCCGTGACCTATCTCATCGGGCACGAATACCCCAAGTCCCAGGCCGACATGAAGGGGATCCCCCGCAGATACGTCCCCGTACTGGGGCTGTTGCTGGCCGCGGGCACGCTGGGGCTGGCCGCCGGGTTCGCCGTGCCGGCCCTCGGTACGCTCGCCGCGTCCGGGCTGATCCTCTACTTCATCGGCGCGATCATCGCCCATCTGCGCGTCGGCTCCCGCGACATCGCCGGCGGCATCGTGTTCCTGGCCACGGCGATCGCCGCCCTGATCCTGGGCGTCCGGTACCACGGGGCCTGGTAG
- a CDS encoding sugar O-acetyltransferase, with the protein MADADHDEIRARIAEGRVYTETEAAFLAHRRRADEIFAYNHTPPGDTERRRKLLVDILGSVGERTALLAPFHAAFGSNVHIGDDFFGNVNLTFVDDVDIRIGNDVMIAPSVTLTTTGHPLHPARRADFGRFSEPIVIEDKVWIGSNVVVLPGVRIGYGSVIGAGSVVSRDIPAMSVALGTPCRVVRPVTDADLATRA; encoded by the coding sequence ATGGCTGACGCCGATCACGACGAGATACGCGCCCGGATCGCCGAGGGGCGCGTCTACACCGAGACCGAGGCGGCGTTCCTGGCCCACCGCCGCCGCGCGGACGAGATCTTCGCGTACAACCACACGCCCCCCGGCGACACGGAGCGACGCCGCAAGCTCCTCGTCGACATCCTGGGCTCCGTCGGCGAACGCACCGCGCTCCTGGCCCCGTTCCACGCGGCGTTCGGCAGCAACGTCCACATCGGCGACGACTTCTTCGGGAACGTGAACCTGACGTTCGTCGACGACGTCGACATCCGGATCGGCAACGATGTCATGATCGCTCCGAGCGTGACCCTGACGACGACCGGACACCCGCTCCACCCCGCGCGCCGGGCGGACTTCGGCCGGTTCTCGGAGCCGATCGTGATCGAGGACAAGGTGTGGATCGGCAGCAATGTCGTGGTCCTGCCCGGCGTCCGTATCGGCTACGGCTCGGTCATCGGCGCGGGGAGCGTGGTCAGCCGCGACATCCCCGCGATGAGTGTCGCGCTCGGTACGCCGTGCCGGGTGGTCCGCCCCGTCACGGACGCGGACCTCGCCACCCGCGCGTAG
- a CDS encoding sigma-70 family RNA polymerase sigma factor, translating into MSTGEPGAVHGPRAGSAGPAETRAGGAGPAELRAGGDGSAELRAGGDGSAETRAGSAGSAETRAGSAGSAETRAGGTGSAETRAGGTGSAELRAGSTAPAETRAEGTAPADVRAALASAYRDEWGVVFGTLVRLTGDWELAEDCAQDAFARALPAWERDGVPRRPGAWLVTAARRRAVDVLRRRTTERDRIAEAAAREEAYEPGPPGDERLRLIFTCCHPALPLEARVALTLRAVGGLTTREIARAFLVGEDTVSQRILRAKRKIAAAGIPYRVPPPGARAERLGGVLAVLYLIFTEGYAPSDGSTTRDQLAEEAVRLARLVVAEAPDEPEARGLLALLLFQHSRRAARLDEDGGLVTLEHQDRSRWDREMIAEGAELVREAAAGVVEGGFAADVTGPGPLRAEGAGLARGALPAGGPYALQAAIAARHALAPDAAATDWAAIVALYDRLLALRTNPVVALNRAVALGRRDGPQAQLDAVDALGTPRELAGHHALPAVRADALRRLGRTREAAAMYEAARAAAPNAAIAQEYALRLTEPAHPTKGTPHDG; encoded by the coding sequence GTGAGTACGGGGGAGCCGGGGGCCGTACACGGGCCACGCGCGGGGAGCGCCGGACCGGCGGAGACGCGTGCCGGGGGCGCCGGACCGGCGGAGCTGCGTGCCGGGGGCGACGGATCGGCGGAGCTGCGCGCCGGGGGCGACGGATCGGCGGAGACGCGTGCCGGGAGCGCCGGATCGGCGGAGACGCGTGCCGGGAGCGCCGGATCGGCGGAGACGCGTGCGGGGGGCACCGGATCGGCGGAGACGCGTGCGGGGGGCACCGGATCGGCGGAGCTGCGTGCCGGGAGCACCGCGCCGGCGGAGACGCGCGCCGAGGGCACCGCGCCGGCGGATGTGCGGGCGGCGCTTGCCTCGGCGTACCGCGACGAGTGGGGCGTCGTCTTCGGCACGCTCGTGCGGCTCACCGGCGACTGGGAGCTGGCCGAGGACTGCGCGCAGGACGCGTTCGCCCGTGCGCTGCCGGCCTGGGAGCGCGACGGGGTCCCGCGCAGACCGGGCGCGTGGCTGGTGACCGCCGCCCGGCGCCGCGCCGTCGACGTACTGCGCCGGCGTACGACGGAGCGGGACCGGATCGCGGAGGCGGCGGCGCGGGAGGAGGCGTACGAACCGGGCCCGCCCGGCGACGAGCGCCTCCGGCTCATCTTCACCTGCTGCCACCCGGCGCTCCCGCTCGAAGCCCGGGTGGCCCTCACCCTGCGCGCGGTCGGCGGGCTCACCACACGCGAGATCGCTCGCGCGTTCCTGGTCGGCGAGGACACCGTCTCGCAGCGCATCCTGCGCGCCAAGCGGAAGATCGCGGCGGCGGGCATCCCGTACCGTGTCCCGCCCCCCGGCGCACGCGCGGAACGGCTGGGCGGGGTCCTCGCCGTGCTGTACCTGATCTTCACGGAGGGCTACGCGCCCAGCGACGGCAGCACCACCCGCGACCAGCTCGCCGAGGAGGCCGTCCGCCTGGCCCGCCTCGTCGTGGCGGAGGCCCCGGACGAGCCGGAGGCGCGCGGCCTGCTGGCACTGCTCCTGTTCCAGCACTCCCGCCGCGCCGCCCGGCTCGACGAGGACGGCGGCCTGGTCACACTGGAGCACCAGGACCGGTCGCGGTGGGACCGGGAGATGATCGCCGAGGGGGCGGAACTGGTCCGGGAGGCGGCGGCCGGCGTCGTGGAGGGAGGCTTCGCGGCCGACGTGACGGGCCCCGGGCCCCTCCGCGCCGAGGGCGCGGGCCTCGCCCGCGGGGCGCTTCCGGCGGGCGGTCCCTACGCGCTCCAGGCCGCGATCGCCGCGCGGCACGCCCTCGCCCCGGACGCCGCCGCGACCGACTGGGCGGCGATCGTGGCCCTGTACGACCGCCTGCTCGCCCTGCGTACGAACCCGGTCGTCGCCCTCAACCGCGCCGTCGCCCTCGGCCGGCGCGACGGGCCGCAGGCGCAGCTCGACGCCGTCGACGCGCTCGGTACGCCGAGGGAGCTGGCCGGCCACCACGCCCTGCCCGCCGTCCGCGCGGACGCGCTGCGGCGCCTCGGCCGTACGCGGGAGGCGGCGGCGATGTACGAGGCGGCGCGAGCGGCGGCCCCGAACGCCGCGATCGCCCAGGAGTACGCTCTGCGGCTCACCGAGCCGGCACACCCGACGAAGGGAACACCGCACGATGGCTGA
- a CDS encoding YciI family protein, giving the protein MKYVLFIATDPAGERAEEDVEAWAEKWNGRGVRLEGMPLKPVGETATVRVRGGDVLVTDGPFAETAEWIAGYDLLEAADLDEAIEVAASHPMATAGRIEIRPVEPVDHGPGTDNVPHEGDAPASRFLAIVRTDPAAPQHTPDPAAVAAWVRDGLASGRYLGGEHLSPVEDATLVRRRGGELLITDGAYADVAEWVAGIVFVDGDRDQALEYVGRCPMARSGAVELREFWGDVG; this is encoded by the coding sequence ATGAAGTACGTGTTGTTCATCGCCACCGACCCCGCCGGGGAGCGCGCCGAGGAGGACGTGGAGGCATGGGCCGAGAAGTGGAACGGGCGCGGCGTCCGGCTGGAGGGGATGCCGCTCAAGCCGGTCGGGGAGACGGCCACGGTGCGCGTCCGCGGGGGCGATGTCCTGGTCACCGACGGCCCGTTCGCCGAGACGGCCGAGTGGATCGCCGGCTACGACCTCCTGGAGGCGGCCGACCTCGACGAGGCGATCGAGGTCGCCGCCTCGCACCCGATGGCGACCGCCGGCCGCATCGAGATCCGCCCCGTCGAACCGGTCGACCACGGCCCCGGCACGGACAACGTCCCGCACGAGGGCGACGCGCCCGCCTCCCGCTTCCTCGCCATCGTGCGCACGGACCCGGCCGCGCCGCAGCACACCCCGGACCCGGCCGCGGTGGCCGCGTGGGTACGCGACGGCCTGGCGTCCGGCCGCTACCTCGGCGGCGAGCACCTGAGCCCGGTGGAGGACGCGACGCTCGTACGGCGTCGCGGGGGCGAACTCCTGATCACGGACGGGGCGTACGCGGACGTGGCGGAGTGGGTCGCGGGCATCGTCTTCGTCGACGGCGACCGGGACCAGGCGCTGGAGTATGTGGGGCGGTGTCCGATGGCCCGGTCGGGTGCGGTGGAACTGCGGGAGTTCTGGGGTGACGTGGGGTGA
- a CDS encoding cellulase family glycosylhydrolase produces the protein MSTARHTAKRPATVLLTVLATLLGFLALGGLAPAQAAAGTGLHISDGRLTEGNGNDFIMRGVNHAHTWYPGETQSLADIKATGANTVRVVLSDGYRWSRNGPDDVAAVIADCKANRLICVLEVHDTTGYGEDSAAGTLDHAADYWISLKDVLQGQEDYVVINIGNEPWGNTDPAGWTAPTTAAIKKLRAAGFAHTIMVDAPNWGQDWQNVMRDNAQAVYDADSTGNLLFSIHMYSVYNTAQKVTDYLNAFVDAGLPLVIGEFGGPADQYGDPDEDTMMSEAQRLGLGWIAWSWSGNTDPVLDLTIGFDPARLSSWGERIFHGADGIAQTSHEATVYGGASEDTEAPTAPGTPAASAVTDTSAKLTWAASSDNVAVAGYDVVRVSGTTETTVASSGTTSVTVTGLSAGTAYSFAVYARDAAGNRSARSAVVNVTTDEGSTTPAGSCSVGYKVVGQWQGGFQGEITIRNTGTAAIDGWTLGFAFADGQTITNMWGGTPTQTGGSVSVAPASYTSTIAPNGTVTVGFTGSQTGTNAAPAAFTLSGAACAVA, from the coding sequence GTGAGTACAGCGAGACATACGGCGAAGCGCCCCGCCACCGTCCTCCTCACCGTCCTGGCCACCCTGCTCGGGTTCCTCGCGCTCGGCGGCCTCGCCCCCGCGCAGGCAGCCGCCGGCACCGGCCTGCACATCAGCGACGGCCGGCTGACCGAGGGCAACGGCAACGACTTCATCATGCGCGGGGTCAACCACGCGCACACCTGGTACCCGGGCGAGACCCAGTCACTGGCCGACATCAAGGCGACCGGCGCCAACACCGTCCGCGTCGTGCTCTCCGACGGCTATCGCTGGAGCAGGAACGGGCCGGACGACGTCGCCGCCGTCATCGCCGACTGCAAGGCGAACCGGCTCATCTGCGTCCTGGAGGTGCACGACACCACCGGGTACGGCGAGGACTCCGCCGCCGGGACGCTGGACCACGCGGCCGACTACTGGATCTCCCTGAAGGACGTCCTCCAGGGCCAGGAGGACTACGTCGTCATCAACATCGGCAACGAGCCCTGGGGCAACACCGACCCGGCCGGCTGGACCGCCCCCACCACCGCCGCGATCAAGAAGCTGCGCGCGGCGGGGTTCGCGCACACGATCATGGTGGACGCGCCCAACTGGGGCCAGGACTGGCAGAACGTCATGCGGGACAACGCCCAGGCGGTCTACGACGCGGACTCGACCGGCAACCTGCTCTTCTCGATCCACATGTACAGCGTCTACAACACCGCCCAGAAGGTCACCGACTATCTGAACGCCTTCGTGGACGCCGGACTGCCCCTGGTCATCGGTGAGTTCGGCGGTCCCGCCGACCAGTACGGGGACCCGGACGAGGACACCATGATGTCCGAGGCCCAGCGCCTCGGTCTCGGCTGGATCGCCTGGTCCTGGAGCGGCAACACCGACCCGGTCCTCGACCTGACGATCGGCTTCGACCCGGCGCGGCTCAGCTCCTGGGGCGAGCGCATCTTCCACGGCGCCGACGGCATCGCCCAGACCTCCCACGAGGCCACGGTCTACGGCGGCGCGTCCGAGGACACCGAGGCGCCGACCGCCCCGGGCACGCCTGCCGCCTCCGCCGTGACGGACACCTCGGCGAAGCTGACCTGGGCCGCCTCCTCCGACAACGTTGCCGTCGCCGGCTACGACGTCGTCCGCGTCAGCGGCACCACGGAGACCACGGTCGCCTCGTCGGGCACCACGAGCGTCACCGTCACGGGCCTGAGCGCCGGCACCGCGTATTCCTTCGCGGTCTACGCACGGGACGCGGCCGGCAACCGCTCGGCGCGGTCGGCCGTCGTGAACGTCACCACGGACGAGGGCTCGACGACCCCGGCCGGCAGCTGCTCGGTCGGTTACAAGGTGGTCGGCCAGTGGCAGGGCGGCTTCCAGGGCGAGATCACCATCCGCAACACCGGCACCGCCGCCATCGACGGCTGGACGCTCGGTTTCGCCTTCGCCGACGGGCAGACGATCACCAACATGTGGGGCGGTACGCCCACGCAGACCGGCGGTTCGGTGAGCGTCGCGCCGGCCTCGTACACCTCCACGATCGCCCCGAACGGGACGGTGACCGTGGGCTTCACCGGCAGCCAGACCGGCACGAACGCGGCACCGGCCGCGTTCACCCTCAGCGGCGCGGCCTGCGCCGTCGCGTGA
- a CDS encoding dihydrofolate reductase family protein, whose translation MRKLVYFIAATLDGFIAGPDGSDPTGPDGFWPIPEDYLQHLIAEYPETLPGPARAALGVTAEGTRFDTVLEGRRSYEIGLDAGLTDAYPHLRHLVFSRTLGESPDPAVELVSGDPVARVRELKQEDGKDIWLVGGGELAASLYGEIDTLILKLSPTTIGAGIPLFGRKAVFDPCAWTLTDHTVLASGAAYLTYECATATVKVTVID comes from the coding sequence GTGCGCAAGCTCGTGTACTTCATCGCCGCGACCCTGGACGGCTTCATCGCCGGGCCGGACGGCTCCGACCCCACCGGCCCCGACGGCTTCTGGCCCATCCCGGAGGACTACCTCCAGCACCTGATCGCCGAGTACCCGGAGACGCTGCCCGGCCCGGCGCGGGCCGCGCTCGGCGTGACGGCGGAAGGTACCCGCTTCGACACGGTCCTGGAGGGCAGGCGCTCGTACGAGATCGGCCTCGACGCCGGCCTCACGGACGCCTACCCGCACCTGCGGCACCTCGTGTTCTCCCGCACCCTGGGCGAGAGCCCGGACCCCGCAGTGGAGCTGGTGTCGGGCGATCCGGTCGCGCGCGTACGGGAGTTGAAGCAGGAGGACGGCAAGGACATCTGGCTCGTCGGCGGCGGCGAGCTGGCCGCGTCCCTCTACGGGGAGATCGACACCCTGATCCTGAAGCTGAGCCCGACGACGATCGGGGCGGGCATCCCGCTGTTCGGGCGGAAGGCGGTGTTCGACCCGTGCGCCTGGACCCTCACGGACCACACGGTCCTGGCGAGCGGCGCGGCGTATCTGACGTACGAGTGCGCCACCGCGACGGTCAAGGTCACCGTCATCGACTGA
- a CDS encoding TetR family transcriptional regulator yields the protein MKYREEVSTPRTSLAERKRRLVSDELTEAALQLLALKGFDAVTVDEIAAAAGVSKRTFFRYFASKEDVVVQFLADMGTGIRAELAARPAGEPPSVALRHAVWVPLGECADHGDRALRVVRLILRTPALLARFLERQARWREDLARELAERLGTDADTDLYPGLAAGMALNAFDAVLHRWSADGSTETPADLTDRAFAVIAPALDAVAGEGAV from the coding sequence ATGAAGTACCGTGAGGAGGTGAGCACTCCCCGAACGTCCCTGGCCGAGCGCAAGCGCCGGCTGGTCTCCGACGAACTGACCGAAGCGGCCCTCCAGTTGCTGGCCCTGAAGGGCTTCGACGCGGTCACCGTCGACGAGATCGCGGCGGCGGCGGGCGTCTCGAAGCGGACGTTCTTCCGCTACTTCGCGTCCAAGGAGGACGTGGTCGTCCAGTTCCTGGCCGACATGGGCACCGGCATCCGCGCCGAACTGGCCGCCCGCCCCGCCGGCGAGCCGCCCTCCGTCGCCCTGCGGCACGCGGTCTGGGTCCCGCTCGGCGAGTGCGCCGACCACGGGGACCGTGCGCTGCGCGTCGTACGCCTGATCCTGCGTACGCCCGCGCTGCTGGCGCGCTTCCTGGAACGCCAGGCCCGGTGGCGCGAGGACCTCGCGCGGGAGCTGGCCGAGCGCCTGGGGACCGACGCCGATACGGACCTCTACCCGGGGCTGGCGGCGGGCATGGCGCTGAACGCCTTCGACGCCGTACTGCACCGCTGGAGCGCCGACGGCTCCACCGAAACCCCGGCGGACCTGACCGACCGCGCGTTCGCGGTGATCGCCCCGGCGCTGGACGCGGTGGCCGGGGAGGGCGCGGTCTGA
- a CDS encoding oxidoreductase codes for MTQQERWTSAHIPDQTGRVFVVTGANSGLGLATTRALARRGGQVVLAVRDEAKGRRAAAELTAAQPGARLEVRRLDLADLDSVRAFAEKLHADHARLDVLVNNAGVMAPPRTLSPQGHEVQFAANHLGHFALTGLLLGLLTAGGDPRVVTVSSPNHRKAHLYFDDLTGERRYSPMGYYNQSKLANAVFGHELHRRLTEAGSPVRSLLAHPGYTATGLQSDGPVAPVALLFGRVLRPLAQTPDQGALPQLYAATEPAARGGEFIGPDGRGELRGAPTRVALSAGAADAATGRRLWEVSEQATGVRFGLSPAR; via the coding sequence ATGACACAGCAGGAACGCTGGACCTCCGCGCACATCCCGGACCAGACCGGGCGCGTCTTCGTCGTCACCGGGGCCAACAGCGGCCTCGGCCTGGCCACCACCCGGGCCCTCGCCCGCCGGGGCGGGCAGGTGGTCCTCGCCGTGCGCGACGAGGCGAAGGGCCGCCGCGCGGCGGCGGAGCTGACCGCCGCACAGCCCGGCGCGCGGCTGGAGGTGCGCCGCCTCGACCTGGCCGACCTTGATTCCGTACGCGCCTTCGCCGAGAAGCTGCACGCGGACCACGCGCGGCTGGACGTGCTCGTCAACAACGCCGGGGTGATGGCGCCGCCCCGGACGCTGTCCCCGCAGGGCCACGAGGTGCAGTTCGCGGCGAACCACCTCGGCCACTTCGCGCTCACCGGTCTGCTGCTCGGCCTCCTGACGGCGGGCGGCGATCCCCGCGTGGTCACCGTCAGCTCGCCCAACCACCGCAAGGCGCACCTGTACTTCGACGACCTCACGGGCGAGCGCCGGTACTCGCCGATGGGCTACTACAACCAGTCCAAGCTGGCCAACGCCGTCTTCGGCCACGAGCTGCACCGCCGGCTCACCGAGGCCGGCAGCCCGGTCCGCAGCCTGCTGGCCCACCCCGGCTACACCGCCACCGGCCTCCAGTCGGACGGGCCCGTCGCCCCGGTGGCACTGCTCTTCGGCCGCGTGCTCAGGCCGCTCGCCCAGACCCCGGACCAGGGAGCACTGCCGCAGCTGTACGCGGCGACCGAACCGGCCGCGCGGGGCGGCGAGTTCATCGGGCCGGACGGAAGGGGCGAGCTGCGCGGCGCGCCGACCCGGGTCGCGCTGTCCGCCGGAGCGGCCGACGCCGCGACGGGGCGGCGGCTGTGGGAGGTGTCGGAGCAGGCGACGGGCGTGCGCTTCGGCCTCTCCCCGGCCCGCTGA